In the Afipia sp. GAS231 genome, GCTGGCGGGCGCTGAATTCTCGGAGAAGGAACTGACTTACCTCACGTCCGCGATCGCCTCGATCAACGTCTGGAACAGGTTCGGCGCCGCCTATCGCTGGACCGCACCGGCGCGGCCGAAGGCGGTCGGCGCGGCGGCATCGTAGACTCTTTTTTTGACGCGTTTTCTTCACGCGAACCGGTATCCACCCCCGGATCAGGTCCGAGGGCATGCTTCGCTCGAAAACGCTATGAAGGATCAGTTCTCGCCGCCTTCGTGCAGGTCGTGACGGACCACGTCCTCCGGCAACGCGTGCGCCACCGCGGCGGGAGCCTGGGGCTCGACGCCGATCTCGCGGCCGCGCGCGTGGTTCAGCCGCTCATAGGCCGAGATCAGCGTGACGTAGGGATTGACCCAGATCCAGCCGTCGCGCGTGAACACCTGCACGTCGAAATGCAGGTGCAGCGAGGTGCCGTTGGGCCGATCGAGGTAGTTCGAGACGACGCCGATCTTCTCGCCCTCGGCGACCTGACGTCCGTTGACCACGCCGTCGGCGTCCATGCTCGACGGGTTCATGTGCATATAGCGGAAGCGGATGTGTTCCTTGGCGGTATTGATCTGCAGCGTCGCCGCCTGCTGCTTCAGTGAGCGGATCACGACGCCATCGCGAACCGCGACGACCCCCTGCTGCTTCCGATCGCAAGTCGGCGGTGCGCCTTCAGTCTGCGTCAGGCAGGAGCCCGGACGAATGTCCTCGCCCTGGTGCCCGAAACCGCTGGCGCATTGTCCGACGTTGAAGCTGCGCGCCTCGCAGAAATTGTCTCGCCACAGATAGCCGCTGGCAGGCTGCTCCGATTTGGCGCGCCTTGCGAACGACTGCGAGCGCACCAAAGCCGGCGCCTTTTCGACGGGAAAGCGAATCTGCGAATAGGCGGTCCAGTCGACATGGCCGCTCTGCTTGCGGGAGCCGCTGCTGGCGATGATGTCGCCGCTCGGACGGTAGGTGAACTCGGGCGAAACCGCCGTCGGCCGCTCGGCGAGGTCGGACGAAATATCCCATCGCGGCCGCGAGGGCAGGCCGCCGGTAATGCGTAGCGCCTTCAGAAAACGCTCCGCAACCGGATAGGCTTCGCGGCAGGCTAGTCGCCGCGCACGCGGCGTGGAGTCGAGACACTGGATCGACACCACATAGGGCACGCCGAACTTCGTAAAGGCGTAACGCACATAGCCTTCGCGGATGAAGCGGCGCAGGTCGGGGAATTGGGCCGCCAGCGCCTTGACGGGTTCGCCCTTGCCGCCCCGGGGATCGGCCAGATCGTAGGTGAGGATCGAGCCGGTGATCTGCACCTCGACCGGCTTCGCAAAGGTTCTCTGTGGCATGCCTTCGCCCGCGCCCGGCTCGAGCGAAAACTGGGCGTCGTAGCCGGCTGGGCCGGCGTAAAACAGATCGACGGGCCGGAAGTCGGCCTGGTGGCGCGACACCGATGGGCTGTCCGCGGCGCCGCTTGCGCGCGCCTCGAGATAGCCGGCGGTATCGAACGGCAGCAACACCGGCACCGAGCTGCGCCCGATTCCGGCGAAGACCTGTGACGTAAGGGCGTTCAATTGCACCAGCGCCGGCGCCGCCCGCGGATCCCAGGCCGGCACCCGCCGCTGGCCGGAGAACGTGAACGTGGAGGCGATCGCCGGTTGGGAGTTGATCTCGGAGTGGAGCTGATCGAGCACCGCGCGCCATTCGACGCGCACGGCCGAGATCGAAGGGGTCCTGAACTCGTCGGCGGACGCGCCGATCGCCCCGGCGAGAAGCAAACAAAAGGCTGCCAGCCAACCCGTGAGCAAGCGGACAGCCTTTGTGCTCAATGCATCGCCCCCCGGCGCGCCCGTTACAACTGCGAGGACTCAGTCCTTGGCGCGCTCGACGTAGGAACCGTCCTCGGTCATGACCACGATTCGCGTTCCCGTTCCGATATGCGGCGGCACGTTAGTGCGGACGCCGTTGGAGAGAATAGCAGGCTTGTAGGAGGAGGAGGCGGTCTGGCCCTTGGTGACCGGCTCGGTCTCCACAACTTCCAGCGTCGCGCGCTGCGGCAGCGTGATGGAAACCGGATTGAGATCGTGCAGCGATAGCTTCACGGTCATGTTTTCCTGCAGGTAGGGCGCAGCGGAGCCCACAATGTCCTTCGAGACCTGAACCTGATCGTAGTTCTCGTTGTTCATGAAGTGGAAGCCGTCGGCGTCTTCATAGAGATAGTTGAAGTTGTGATCCTCGACGGTGGCCTTCTCGACCTGGTCGGTGGTCTTGTAGCGTTCCGAAATCTTCACGCCATCGCCGATCCGGCGCATTTCGATCTGGCTGACCGGGGTTCCCTTGCCGGGATGGATGTTTTCGGCGGTCAGAACGACATACAGCTTGCCGTCCTGCTCGATGATGTTGCCCTTGCGGATAGAGCTGGCGATGACTTTCAAAGCGATTTTTCCCGAATTTCTGGCCTCCGCCCAATCCGGACGTGGTGTCCGTGGGGCCAAGGAGGCGGTTTCGGGCTGCAACATACTGATTTTGGCCGTGGATGCCAGCATTTTACCGGCATTCTGGGCAGCCCGGATTACGCCGGAAACAGCCGTATTTGCCGGTGCTTACTTCCGCTTGGGGGCGGGGTAGTCGATCGTCTCGGCGTTATTCTTGGCCAAATCGGAGGGAATCGAGAACTTGTCGGTCTTGGTGTCGAACACGCACTGCCAGTCCTCGACCCAGGGCAGCGGATGGTCTTCACCCTGCGCGTCAAAGGACAGACTCAGCACCAAGTAGCGGCTGTCCGGCCAATGCCTTCCCTGCGAGGCGTAGTTGTCGTCCGCTCCCTTGACCAGATGGATCTGAGGGTGGTCGATCGAGTCGCGATCCCCAGATTTCCGATGGATCTGGCGGGAAATCGGCTGACTGTAGAAATAGTCCCAGACCATGTCGCCGAGCGGCTTCGGCGTCGCCTCCGAGAACCGGGACCCGTTGCGCCGGTACAGGAACAGCGTGTGGGTGCCGGAGCCGAGCTTCTGCATACGCACCACCCACTGGCTGTTGGGGCTGAAGCGAAATCCGGCGGGATAGCGTGCATCATCGGTGTATTGATCGCGGTTCAGCAGCACGCCATGTTCATGCTTGGCGTCGAAGGCCCAGTACTCGTAGACGCGGTCGTACTCACCCTTGTCCTTCCAATATTGTTCGATGATGACCTGGCCATCGGGTGAGGTGAATGTGTCGTCCTCATCCGTCAGCTTGGTCATTTCGCTGCCAGGGTTGGCGGCGCTGGCCGGCGCCACGGCGGCGAGGCCCAACAGCACGACAAATCCCGTTCTCAGTAACCAGCTCGCAGCCATGACCGTATCCTGTTGCCAAATTCGGTCATTGGACTGGCGAGGGGTTCCTGAGGTTCATCGCGTGATCGATCGAAAGCGTGTTTCGGTGGAATGGACAATGCTGCGGTCTTTCGACAGATAAGGCCGAGCGCGCAGCGGAGATCGGCATTTCCTGGCTCTCTCAATCGCTCCATCTTGTAGAAAGACAAATACTATCAATGGTATATTCTAGTTTCCTCAGCGCATGGATCGGCGACCTGAAGCGGTCTGTCAGGAGCGCTTGCTGATGGCGGGGACCGATCAGCCGTCGCCCTGGTGGTCGACGTCGCGACACGCCGATCGAAAGCCGTTCCTGATGGCGCGGGCTGCGATCACCAAGGCTGTCCGCGCCTGGTTCGACGAGCAGGGCTTTGCCGAGGTCGAGACCGGCATTCTGCAAGTCTCGCCCGGCAACGAGACCCATCTGCATGCGCCGCGCACCGAGCTGATCCGCAGCGATGGTTCGCGCGCGACACGCTATCTGCGAACTTCGCCGGAATTCGCGGCGAAGAAATTGCTCGCCGCCGGCGAGAACAAAATATTCGAATTCGCCCGCGTGTTCCGCGACCGCGAGCGTGGCGATCTGCATTTGCCTGAGTTCACCATGCTGGAATGGTACCGCGCCAATACTGGCTACGACGCCATCATGGCCGATACCATCGTCGTGATCGCGCATGCGGCGCAGGCGACGGGCATCGGCAAGTTTTCATTTCGCGGCAAGACCGCCGATCCCTTCGCTGAGCCGGAACTGCTGACGGTCGCGGTCGCGTTCCAGCAATTTGCCGGGATCGACCTGCTGGCCACGATTGCCGACGGCGAAGGTGATCGGGCGGCTCTCGCCGCCGCCGCCGGCGCGCGGGTGCGAATTGCCGATGACGACACCTGGTCCGACATTTTCAGCAAGGTCTTGGTCGAGCATGTCGAACCGCATCTCGGGCAGGGACGTTTGACGGTCCTGTTCGAATATCCGGCACCGGAAGCGGCGCTGGCGCGCGCGAAGAGTTCCGATCCGCGCGTCGCCGAGCGCTTCGAGGTCTATGCCTGCGGCGTCGAACTCGCCAACGGGTTCGGCGAATTGACCGATGCGGCCGAGCAGCGCCGCCGCTTTGCATCTGCCATGGACGAGAAAGCGCGGCGCTACGGCGAGCGCTATCCGCTCGACGAGGAGTTTCTCGACGCGGTCGCCGCGATGCCGGAAGCCTCTGGCGTTGCACTTGGTTTCGACCGCCTGGTCATGCTGGCCGGCGGGGCGTTGCGGGTCGATCAGGTGGTATGGACGCCGCCTGCCGGAGAGACGTAAACAGGACCATGAACAGGATCGATCCGAAGTTGGCAGCGACGTTGCGGCAACCCGCCGAACTGATCGAACGCGGGCTCGCGCCGGCGGCCGATCTGGCCGACCTCGAACGGGTCGCGGCGCGCTACGCGATCGCGGTGACGCCTGACATCGCCGCCCTGATCGATAGCGAAGACCCGGATGATCCGATCGCGCGTCAATTCATTCCGAGCCCCCTGGAACTGATGAGCGCGCCCGGTGAAAATGCCGACCCGATCGGCGACGACGCGCATTCGCCGGTGGCCGGCATCGTGCATCGCTATCCCGACCGGGTGCTGTTCAAGCTGGTGCATGTCTGCGCGGTCTATTGCCGGTTCTGCTTTCGCCGCGAGATGGTGGGGCCGGGCAAGGCGACCGCGCTGTCGGACACCGCCTATCGCAATGCACTCGATTATATCCGCACGCATCCGGAAATCTGGGAGGTGATCCTGACCGGCGGCGATCCCCTGATGCTGTCGCCGCGGCGGCTTGCCGAGATCATGACGGAGCTGGCGGCGATCGATCACGTCAAGATCATCCGCATCCACACCCGCGTACCCGTGGCCGCACCTGATCGGATCGACCGCGACATGGTCGCCGCGCTCCGGGTCGAGGGCGCGACCACCTGGATCGCAATTCACGCCAACCATCCGCGCGAGCTTTCAACCGAAGCCCGCGCCGCCTGCGCGCGGCTTGCGGACGCCGGCATTCCGCTGGTGAGCCAGTCGGTGCTGCTGCGCGGCGTCAACGACGAGGCCGCTGTCCTGGAAGCCCTGATGCGGGCCTTCGTCGAATGCCGGATCAAGCCCTATTACCTGCACCACGGCGATCTTGCGCCGGGCACGGCCCATCTGCGGACCACGATCGCGCAGGGGCAGGAACTGATGCGGAGCCTGCGGGGACGCGTCTCCGGCCTGTGCCAGCCGGATTACGTGCTCGATATCCCCGGCGGCCATGGCAAGGCGCCGATCGGCCCGAATTATTTGTCGCATGAGAATTCCGCAGGTGGTGAACTATCTTCGGAAAAGCGGTATCGTATCGTCGACTATTGCGGCGACGTTCATCTCTATCCTCCGGCGCCGTGACCTGAAGCGATGGCCGACAGCGAAGAGGAAAAACGGGAGCCGCCGGAAGCCGAGGGCAATCGCGCGCGGGAGAACGCCGTGCTGCTCGGATTTTTCGCGGTACTGGTGCTGGCCGGAGTCTGGCTGCTCGGCACCATGGCCGATATACGGAAGGTCCAGGATTGCGCCGCCCAGGGGCGTCATAACTGCGCAACGATCGACGGTCCGGCGCGATAGATAGAAGCGAAGACGACTGAAACGAACACGGCAGAAACCAATCGGGAGAACCAAGATGCGAAAAATAATCCTGTCGATAGCGCTGATGGTTCTGACCGGTTCGGGCGCGTTCGCGCAAGGATCCTCGTCGGTTCCGAAGAACTCGGACAAGTCGACGATCCAGGCGCCGGTCGGTCACCGCCAGCCGCGCGTCGGCGACGTCCCGAACGAGAAGAATCTCAACGATCCGAACGACGCGCTGAGCAAGGAAAACGCCGCCCTCGACAAGAAGATCAAGAGCATCTGCCGCGGCTGCTAGGCGTCTCGTCATCGACCGATCGGGCGCAGGGCACGGTGGGCGACGCCGTGCCCTGCTTCACGATGGTTCGGCGTGAAGGATTACGCCGAACGTTCCCTAGATTTGCGCGACGACGCATTCCGCCGTGTCTCGACCGCTTCCGCCAGCAGGTTCAGCGCTAACACCGTCGTGTCCCAATCGATGCAGCCGTCGGTGATGCTCTGGCCATAGGTCAGCGGCTTCCCGGGCACGACATCCTGGCGACCGGCCACCAGGTTGCTCTCGATCATGGCGCCGATGACGCGCTGCTCGCCAGCGGCGATCTGTTTGGCGATATCGGCCACCACCAGCGGCTGGTTCTCGGGCTTCTTGCTGCTGTTGGCATGGCTGGTATCGATCATGATCCGTGGTGCGACGCCGGCGCGTGCAAGTTCGAGCGCCGCGGCATCGACGCTGGCATGGTCGTAGTTCGGCGTGTGGCCGCCACGCAGGATGATGTGGCAGTCCTCATTGCCGGTGGTTGCCGCAATCGCCGAGCGTCCGCCCTTGGTCACCGCCATGAAATGGTGCGGATGCGACGCCGACTTCACCGCTTCGGCGGCGATCCGCACATTGCCGTCGGTGCCGTTCTTGAAACCGACCGGGCAGGACAGTCCGGAAGCGAGTTCGCGATGGATCTGGCTCTCGGTGGTTCGCGCCCCGATCGCCGCCCACGCCACCAGGTCGGCGATGTATTGCGGCGTCGTCATGTCGAGGAATTCCGCGCCGGCCGGTAGCCCGAGATTGTTCACCGCCGACAATAAGTTGCGGGCGAGGCCCAGGCCGCGGTTGATGTTGAAGCTGCCATCGAGGTCGGGATCGTTGATCAGCCCCTTCCAGCCAACCGTCGTGCGCGGTTTCTCGAAATAGACGCGCATCACGATCTCGAGGCGGTCGGCGAGCTTTTCGCGCATGGTGGCGAGGCGCTCGGCGTAGTCAACGGCTGCCGCGGGATCGTGGATGGAGCAGGGGCCGACGACGACCAGCAGGCGGTCATCGGTCCCGTTCAGGATGGCGTGCACGGCGTTGCGGGCCGCCATCACAATGCGCGTCGCGGTCAGGGTACGCGGGATCTCGCGCATCACCTCTTGCGGCGTACTCAGTTCTTTCAGTTCGCTAATTCGAAGATCGTCGGTGGTGCTCAACACGGCTGTGGCTCCTGTTTTGTGGAGACCTGCCGGCAATAAAAAAGCCGCCAGGTCTGGCGGCTGTTCGGACTTCTGGGCTGCAATTTGTCAGATTGAGCGCGATCCTCCCACCGCCAGCGAGCTGTCGTAGCTAAAGTACCAATAGCTGTTGGCGGCGAGGTTGATCATGCGGGCTATATAGGGCACGCGCGCCACGTTGTCATCCCCAAATCGTCGGGCGGGCCGCGTAGGTTGATTACGTTCAGCTTTTGCGCGCGGCCAGCGCCATGCCGACCAGCGATGCGCCGCCGATCACGAGGTTGATCCCGACCAGGAGGCCAATGGCCCATTCGGCCGAGCCGGGGAGGCCTGAGATGATCAGGAATGCGATCAGGATGTCCATCAGTCCGGCCACCAGCAGCCAGGACCAGCGCTCGGACAATTCGCGGCGGTGTTCCAGCGCGTACATGATGGTGGTGACGCCTTCGGCGAGGAAATAGGCGCCGACGACGATGGTAAGCGTGAGCACGCCCTGCATCGGCCGCGCGATCAGGATCAGGCCGGCGAGCACGGCGAGCGCTGCCGAAAACAGCGACCACCAGAAGCCCGGCATCTGCCGCGCCCAGAACGTGACGAACAATCCGGCGACGCCGCTGATCAGGAACATCCAGCCGAGGAAGATGGTGACGGCGAGGCTCGCCAGCGGCGGCACGATCATGGCGGCGAGGCCGATAACCGCGAGCACGATTCCCTCGAACAGGAAGGCTTTCCAGTGCGACTTCACCGTGGCGCTCACCGCGGCCTGCATTTTCTCGACGTCTTTGCCAAAATCCTGAGGAAGGGTCATTGGAATCTCCCGATGCCTGCCGCGCGGAACAGAAGCGCAGTATAACCTGCACGAAGCTTGCGGGTGAAATTTGTTCGCTGATCTCCTTGATTGAAATCAACACAGAATTCCGGTGAGACGGCCGGTACGCCGCGCCGCCAACCAAAATCTCGAAAACAACCCCATGCAAAGTAGCGCATGAGCCGAGTTCAGGGCGCAGACGAAAAGCCTTCCGACGTAGTCCGGATCCGGTTGCGGCCGAAAATGTAGATCGCCGTCGTGGCCACCAGCAGCGCGAGGCCGATCAGGATCGAGGTGAGGCCAAGCGGGACCAGCACCAGCGACACGTTGCGCTCGGGATTGACGAACCAGTGATGGATCGAAGTGAGCAGGAAGGCCACGCCGGCAAAGCCCGCGCCGCCGCCTGCGACCAGCAGCGCCCACATCCGCCGCAATTGGCTCAGCCGTTCGCGCGCGATGTCGGTGCGCGGCGCGTGGTGCCGGCCGACGCGGCGCACCAGCCGCACCGCAAAGCCGATCGAACTGAACCCGATGATGACGCTGGCCGTCCCCAGCAGCAGCCGGGTCGAGGAATCGAGGTCCGGATTGCGCTGCAGGGTCAGCAGCGGAAAATCGAACGCCGCATGCAGCGCGACCGGCGCAAACAGGACGAGACTCCAGCTCGAGATGCGCGCCCAGTCGCGATGATGCCTGTTAGCGCCGAGCGCGGTACCGGCGCGCGCGATCGCGATATAGGCGCCGGCGATGATGCCGAGCGCGCCGTGGAAAGGCACGGTCAGCACGCTGCGCAAGGCGGCCAGCGATCGCCACATGTCGGTATGCTGCACGAGATAAGCGAGGTTTTCGTAAGCAGCGAAGCCAAGGCCCGCAGCCGCGCCATAGACCACGGTGTCCATCGGATCGGCGAAGGTGCGGCGCCGCGCCACCGCCGACACCACCACGATCACGAGCACTTTCACGATTTCTTCAGGTGCTGCGACGCCGAACACCGAGCGCAGCGCCTGCGTCATCCAGGGATTTCCGGGGACGGCGAGAATCGCTGCAAACGGCGCGCGCGCGATTCCCAGCAGTGAAATGCTGGCAGCCCCGAGCACGAAAGCCAGCCACACCCGCGCCGGCGGCCCGGGACGCTCGTCGGCGGCAATGACGAGCCATAGCACCAGCAATGCCGGCGCGATCGCGGCGGCACCAATCGAGGTGGGGAGGGCCTGAAGCAGCAGCATATCAGCGAACTTTGCCTTGCATGAACCGAAAATGGCCGCAAATTCAGCGGTTTGCAACAAAATCCGTCGTGACTCCTTGTCGCCGGGAGGTCCCGCAATGGCCCGCGTCTGGTGGCGGTAAAGTGCGTCCCGCGCCTGCAGATACAGGGGTTGCGGCGATCTGCTGCATGAACAGCCGCGCTGAATCTTCTGCGCGACTGTGTCCGCCAAGCCACAGCATTGTGTGTCCGATTCCTCTACAACCGAGTCCAAGGAATTCGCAACTTCGATTGGCTAATGGGGAAAATTACGATGAAGAAATTTGCTCTTGGAATGCTCGCTGCGGTCGCCATGACCGGTTCGGCCGTCGCGGCCGATATGGCTCCCCGCTACACCAAGGCGCCGCCGCCGGCCCCGATCGCGATCTACACCTGGACCGGTTGCTACATCGGCGCCAACGTTGGCGGTGCATGGCACAACATCAACCAGAATGCGCCCCGTCGGGTCGATGGTACCATCTTCACCCCCCCACTCGACCTCGGATCGGCCGACAGCCAGGGCGACTTCATCGGCGGCGGTCAGGTCGGTTGCGATTACCAGTTCGCTGGCAACTGGGTCGTCGGTATCCAGGGCATGTTCGACTTCGGCAACACCAACAGCCGCAACAACATCCTCGATGCCCGCACTGCTGCCCTCGGCACGCCCTTTACGACCACCCGTACCCGCGATCTCTACACCGTGACTGGCCGCGTGGGCTACCTGTTCACGCCGCAGTTGCTCGGTTACGTGAAGGGCGGCGGCGCCTGGACCAACACCTACACCGAAGTCCGCGGCACACTTCCGTTCCCCTTCCTCTCGGAATCGGCCAGTGCTGATCGCCAAGGTTACACCGTCGGTGGCGGCCTCGAATACCAGTTCGCCAGGGGCTGGTCGGTGTTCGGCGAATACAACTATGCCGACTTCGGCCGCAAGGACATCAGCTTTACCAACGGCCCGGGCACCGTGGGTTCCCCCTCGGTCGTCTCGACCCGCCTGAACATCCAGACCGCGCTGGTTGGCGTGAACTACAAGTTCAACTTCGCTCAGCCGGTCGTCGCGAAGTATTGAGATCGAGCGGACCTGCGGTCCTCTCCAGACAGGTTAAAAGCCCCGGCATTGCCGGGGCTTTTTGCTGTGTAGGGGAATTGTTGCGACCGGCGGCGAGGCCGTCGCGCGCGATGTCGCTACGCGCCGCTCAGCAGCCGCGGCAAAGGCCCCGCACCTTGGCGTCGACGGCGGCGTCCTCGTCTGTGGGCCGATCAATCCCTTTGGGGCTATCAGCGACGGCAGCCGGAGGCCGTGCACCGCCGGGGCGCTTGGCAGCCGACGAGCGCACGGGCGTGGCGTGTGAAGTCTTGGGCGGCGCCTCATTGTTGTAACAGGCGAGCTTTGCGGCGGCATCCGCGATCGAACTGCAGTCGCCGATCTCGGCAGAGGCGGTTTGGGTCAGGGCGCAGATCGCGCCGAGGGCGGCAACCAATCGCATTTCAACTCCACGTCCGATCCAGAGGTGTCCGGCTGTCAGCGCGTATCGCGCGCCGGCGCTGCCGGCATATCAGAGCCACGTTCGCCCGTCCAAGAAGCGCACATCTTGGACCGTTGTGCGGCAGCGTCGGAATCGAAAAGTCGGCGGGGAACCGAGGACGGTGGAGCGGCTTGGTACGCCGGCGTGGTAGATTCGGCCCGACGCCATACAGGAGGCATTGCCGGGTGCTGTTTCGCGGAGCGGAGACACATACGAGATCGGTTCTGAAGGCTGTCAGTTGGCGGACGCTCGGAACGCTCGACACGTTTGCCATCAGCTGGTTCCTGACCGGCAAGGTCGAGATTGCCGGTTCGATCGCTGCGCTCGAGATCATCACCAAGATCGGCTGGTATTACCTGCACGAACGGATCTGGAGCGCAATTTCGTGGGGGCGGCGCCGGTGAGTCCGGTTTGCGTAATCGCCGCCTTGGCCCGGAAGCCAGTTAGCCGGCGTCGTTGCCGGTGGCATTGGCTCCAACCTTGCCTTGCACAGCGAGCAAGCCCGCCAGTGCGATGATCGCGAAACCGGCCCCGGCCAGGAAGGTGCCTCGGGGGCCGGCGATGTCCCACAGCCCGCCGGCGATGATGCTCGCTGCGAGCATCGCCAGCCCACCCAGCAGGTTGAAGAAACCGTAAGCGGTGCCACGCAACTCCGCGGGCGACGTGTCCGCGACAAGCGCGGCCAGCAATCCCTGGGTAAGCCCCATGTGCAGCCCCCACAGCACCACGCCAAGGACAACGCCGCCGAGCGAAGGCAACAGCGCCAATGCGACATCGGCGCCAACCAGCAACAGAATGCCGATCGCGAGCAGCGGCACGCGGCTGAAGCGATCCGAAAGCGCGCCGGCCGGATAGGCCGCCAGGGCATAGACGACGTTCATGACCACCAGCACGGCCGGCAGCAGCGTGATCGGCAGTCCGACATTCTGGGCGCGCAGAATCAGGAATGCCTCGCTGAAGCGCGCCAGCGTGAACACGGTCGCAACCGCCACCACCCACCAGTAGTCGGCGCCGAGATTCCTGATCTCCGTAAGGCTGACCGGATTGCGCACGCGGCGCCGGCCTTGCGGCCGACCCGGCTCGCGCACGGCGAAACTGATCAGCGCCAGCGACAGCAAGGCGGGAATGATGGCGAACCAGAACACCGCCTTGAAGTTATCAGCCGTCCACCACATCAGTCCGATGGCGAGCAGCGGGCCGATGAACGCGCCGACCGTATCGAGCGACTGGCGCAGGCCAAAGCTGGCACCGCGCAGCTCTGATGGTGCGAGGTCGGCGACCAGCGCGTCACGGGGCGCGCCACGAATGCCCTTGCCGATCCGATCGACGAAGCGCGCCGCCACCAACCAGCCCACGGTCGATGCGAGAGGAAAGACCGGCCTGGTCAACGCGGCGAGACCGTAGCCAAACGCCGCAAGCCATTTGCGCCGGCCGAGCCAATCCGAAAGCGCGCCGGAAAATATCTTGGTGATCGATGCCGTCGCCTCGGCGATCCCCTCGATGACGCCGACCGTCACCATCGATGCGCCGAGCGCCGTTACGAGATAGACCGGCAGCAAGGCGTGGATCATCTCCGACGAGATGTCCATCAGCATCGAGACAAAGCCCAATGTCCAGACGCCGATCGGAATATTTCTGATTGAACCGGTCGGCCTGGTGTCGGCTGGCATTGGGACGCTCGCAGTGCTTTCGCGCTTTAACCCTTCAGCAGGCGCCGGCACGCGTCAACAAAGACCTCGGCGCCGGTGACGATATCCGCATCAGCAGTGTTTTCGGTCCAGTGATGGCTGATGCCGCCGATCGAAGGCACGAACAGCATGCCTGACGGCATGACGGTGGCGAGAACCTGGGCGTCGTGACCGGCGCCGCTCGGCATGCGGACGGATTTGCCGCCGGCAAAGGCGGCGCTCGCCGCCTCGATGGCATTCTGGAACGAGGCATCCATCAGCGCCGGCGCGCCGGTGCGAATACGCTCCACCGCGACCGTGCACGGGCCCCGCGCGCTGACGTCGGCGGCCATGCTTTGCAGCAATTCCTCAAGGCGCGCGATGACGGCGGAATCATCGTCGCGGATCTGGAACAGCATTTCGGCAGCGCCCGGGATGATGCTCGGGGCGCCGGGATCGAGGGTGATGCGGCCGGTGGTCCAGACCGTACGCGGTCCGCAGTGTGCCGGAAAACGATCGTCGATCTCGACGCAGAATCTCGCGAGCGCCAGCCCGGCATCCCTGCGAACGGCCATCCTTGTGGTGCCGGCGTGATTTTGTTCGCCGGTGAAGCTGATCCGGTATTGCCAGATGCCGACGATGGAGGTGACGACGCCGATCTTGAGCGCGTTACCTTCGAGCGTTTGACCCTGCTCGATATGCGCCTCCAGATATCCGATATGGCGTCCGCGTTCGCAAACCGCACGCGCCCGGCCGGCGAGACCCGCTTCGCTGAGCGCATCGCGCATGGATTGGCCGCCAGAGCGGTCGCGCGCGGCGTCGATCTCCGCTTCCGTGACGCCGCCGGTATAGGACCGGCTGCCGAGAAAACTGCCGAAATGGCCTTCCTCGTCGCACCAGGACGCGACTTCGATCGCACCGTGTGTAGCGGGATCGGAATTGATGATGCGGGCGGCTTCAAGCGCGTAGATGACGCCGAGCGGACCATCGAGCCAGCCTGCGTAATTCTGGCTTTCGAGGTGCGACCCGGCCAGCAATTTCGGTCCCGGTCTTGCGCTGGTGCCAAGCACATTGCCGATGCCGTCGATCTCGGCCGTCAGCCCGGCGTCCG is a window encoding:
- a CDS encoding 3-deoxy-7-phosphoheptulonate synthase, whose product is MLSTTDDLRISELKELSTPQEVMREIPRTLTATRIVMAARNAVHAILNGTDDRLLVVVGPCSIHDPAAAVDYAERLATMREKLADRLEIVMRVYFEKPRTTVGWKGLINDPDLDGSFNINRGLGLARNLLSAVNNLGLPAGAEFLDMTTPQYIADLVAWAAIGARTTESQIHRELASGLSCPVGFKNGTDGNVRIAAEAVKSASHPHHFMAVTKGGRSAIAATTGNEDCHIILRGGHTPNYDHASVDAAALELARAGVAPRIMIDTSHANSSKKPENQPLVVADIAKQIAAGEQRVIGAMIESNLVAGRQDVVPGKPLTYGQSITDGCIDWDTTVLALNLLAEAVETRRNASSRKSRERSA
- a CDS encoding HdeD family acid-resistance protein, which produces MTLPQDFGKDVEKMQAAVSATVKSHWKAFLFEGIVLAVIGLAAMIVPPLASLAVTIFLGWMFLISGVAGLFVTFWARQMPGFWWSLFSAALAVLAGLILIARPMQGVLTLTIVVGAYFLAEGVTTIMYALEHRRELSERWSWLLVAGLMDILIAFLIISGLPGSAEWAIGLLVGINLVIGGASLVGMALAARKS
- a CDS encoding M23 family metallopeptidase; this translates as MSTKAVRLLTGWLAAFCLLLAGAIGASADEFRTPSISAVRVEWRAVLDQLHSEINSQPAIASTFTFSGQRRVPAWDPRAAPALVQLNALTSQVFAGIGRSSVPVLLPFDTAGYLEARASGAADSPSVSRHQADFRPVDLFYAGPAGYDAQFSLEPGAGEGMPQRTFAKPVEVQITGSILTYDLADPRGGKGEPVKALAAQFPDLRRFIREGYVRYAFTKFGVPYVVSIQCLDSTPRARRLACREAYPVAERFLKALRITGGLPSRPRWDISSDLAERPTAVSPEFTYRPSGDIIASSGSRKQSGHVDWTAYSQIRFPVEKAPALVRSQSFARRAKSEQPASGYLWRDNFCEARSFNVGQCASGFGHQGEDIRPGSCLTQTEGAPPTCDRKQQGVVAVRDGVVIRSLKQQAATLQINTAKEHIRFRYMHMNPSSMDADGVVNGRQVAEGEKIGVVSNYLDRPNGTSLHLHFDVQVFTRDGWIWVNPYVTLISAYERLNHARGREIGVEPQAPAAVAHALPEDVVRHDLHEGGEN
- a CDS encoding lysine-2,3-aminomutase-like protein; amino-acid sequence: MNRIDPKLAATLRQPAELIERGLAPAADLADLERVAARYAIAVTPDIAALIDSEDPDDPIARQFIPSPLELMSAPGENADPIGDDAHSPVAGIVHRYPDRVLFKLVHVCAVYCRFCFRREMVGPGKATALSDTAYRNALDYIRTHPEIWEVILTGGDPLMLSPRRLAEIMTELAAIDHVKIIRIHTRVPVAAPDRIDRDMVAALRVEGATTWIAIHANHPRELSTEARAACARLADAGIPLVSQSVLLRGVNDEAAVLEALMRAFVECRIKPYYLHHGDLAPGTAHLRTTIAQGQELMRSLRGRVSGLCQPDYVLDIPGGHGKAPIGPNYLSHENSAGGELSSEKRYRIVDYCGDVHLYPPAP
- the efp gene encoding elongation factor P; this translates as MKVIASSIRKGNIIEQDGKLYVVLTAENIHPGKGTPVSQIEMRRIGDGVKISERYKTTDQVEKATVEDHNFNYLYEDADGFHFMNNENYDQVQVSKDIVGSAAPYLQENMTVKLSLHDLNPVSITLPQRATLEVVETEPVTKGQTASSSYKPAILSNGVRTNVPPHIGTGTRIVVMTEDGSYVERAKD
- the epmA gene encoding EF-P lysine aminoacylase EpmA gives rise to the protein MAGTDQPSPWWSTSRHADRKPFLMARAAITKAVRAWFDEQGFAEVETGILQVSPGNETHLHAPRTELIRSDGSRATRYLRTSPEFAAKKLLAAGENKIFEFARVFRDRERGDLHLPEFTMLEWYRANTGYDAIMADTIVVIAHAAQATGIGKFSFRGKTADPFAEPELLTVAVAFQQFAGIDLLATIADGEGDRAALAAAAGARVRIADDDTWSDIFSKVLVEHVEPHLGQGRLTVLFEYPAPEAALARAKSSDPRVAERFEVYACGVELANGFGELTDAAEQRRRFASAMDEKARRYGERYPLDEEFLDAVAAMPEASGVALGFDRLVMLAGGALRVDQVVWTPPAGET